A stretch of Brassica rapa cultivar Chiifu-401-42 chromosome A08, CAAS_Brap_v3.01, whole genome shotgun sequence DNA encodes these proteins:
- the LOC103834608 gene encoding coatomer subunit beta-1 — MDKSSTLLVHYDKGTPAVAKEIKEALEGNDVEAKVDAMKKAVMLLLNGETIPQLFITIIRYVLPSEDHTIQKLLLLYLELIEKTDSKGKVLPEMILICQNLRNNLMHPNEYIRGVTLRFLCRLKETEIVEPLTPSVLQNLEHRHPFVRRNAILAVMSIYKLPNGEQLFVDAPEMIEKALSTEQDPSAKRNAFLMLFTCAEERAVNYLLSNVDKVSDWNESLQMVVLELIRSVCKTKPAEKGKYIKIIISLLSATSSAVIYECAGTLVSLSSAPTAIRAAANTYCQLLLSQSDNNVKLILLDRLSELKSSHRDIMVELIIDVLRVLSSPNLDIRRKTLDIALDLITHHNINEVVQMLKKEVVKTQSGELEKNGEYRQMLIQAIHACAVKFPEVASTVVHLLMDFLGDSNVASALDVISFVREIIETNPKLRVSIITRLLDTFYQIRAGKVCPCALWIIGEYCLSLSEVESGISTIKQCLGELPFYSVSEESEQTEASKKIQPTSSAMVSSRKPVILADGTYATQSAASETTFSTPTVVQGALTSGNLRALLLTGDFFLGAVVACTLTKLVLRLEEVQPSKTEVNKTVTQALLIMVSMLQLGQSPASPHPIDNDSYERIVLCIKLLCHRNDEMKKIWLESCRQSFVKMISEKQLREMEELKAKTQTTHAQPDDLIDFFHLKSRKGMSQLELEDQVQDDLKRATGEFTKDENDANKLNRILQLTGFSDPVYAEAYVTVHHYDIALEVTVINRTKETLQNLCLELATMGDLKLVERPQNYSLAPATSMQIKANIKVSSTETGVIFGNIVYETSNVMERNVVVLNDIHIDIMDYISPAVCSDVAFRTMWAEFEWENKVAVNTKIENEREFLDHIIKSTNMKCLTGPSELEGECGFLAANLYAKSVFGEDALVNVSIEKQTDGALSGYIRIRSKTQGIALSLGDKITLKQKGSS; from the exons ATGGACAAGTCTAGTACTTTGCTTGTACATTATGACAAAGGGACTCCAGCAGTTGCCAAGGAGATTAAAGAAGCTCTAGAAGGAAACGATGTGGAAGCGAAAGTTGATGCCATGAAGAAGGCGGTTATGCTTTTGCTGAATGGTGAAACCATTCCTCAGCTTTTCATAACTATTATTAGATACGTGCTGCCTTCTGAAGACCACACGATCCAGAAGCTTCTGCTGCTGTACCTGGAGTTGATTGAGAAAACCGATTCCAAGGGGAAGGTGCTGCCTGAAATGATTTTGATTTGCCAGAATCTCCGGAACAACCTTATGCATCCTAATGAGTACATTCGTGGAGTGACACTGAGGTTTCTCTGCCGGTTGAAGGAGACTGAAATAGTGGAGCCTTTGACTCCATCAGTGTTGCAAAACCTGGAGCACCGTCATCCTTTCGTTCGTAGGAATGCGATTCTGGCCGTCATGTCGATCTATAAGCTTCCAAACGGCGAGCAGCTTTTCGTTGATGCACCTGAAATGATCGAGAAAGCTCTGTCAACAGAACAAGATCCGTCCGCCAAGAGAAATGCGTTTCTGATGCTCTTTACCTGTGCTGAGGAGCGAGCTGTGAACTATCTTCTGAGCAATGTTGACAAGGTTTCAGACTGGAATGAATCGCTTCAGATGGTGGTGCTGGAGTTAATTAGAAGTGTGTGCAAGACTAAACCAGCAGAGAAGGGGAAATATATTAAGATTATCATTTCTCTGTTAAGTGCCACTTCGTCTGCAGTTATCTATGAATGTGCCGGGACGCTTGTTTCTCTCTCATCTGCCCCTACTGCTATTAGGGCTGCTGCCAACACCTACTGTCAACTTCTTCTTTCTCAGAGTGACAACAATGTGAAGCTTATTTTGCTCGATCGGTTGAGTGAGCTTAAGTCATCGCACAGAGATATCATGGTTGAGTTAATAATAGATGTGCTCAGAGTACTCTCAAGCCCAAACCTTGATATTCGCAGGAAGACACTTGACATTGCCCTTGATTTGATTACTCATCACAACATTAATGAGGTCGTTCAAATGTTGAAGAAAGAAGTTGTAAAGACACAGAGTGGAGAGCTTGAGAAGAATGGAGAGTACAGACAAATGCTTATTCAAGCAATCCATGCTTGCGCGGTTAAGTTCCCCGAAGTTGCAAGCACAGTGGTCCATCTTCTTATGGATTTCTTGGGAGATAGCAATGTGGCTTCAGCACTTGACGTGATTTCATTCGTTAGAGAGATAATAGAAACTAATCCCAAGTTAAGAGTTTCAATCATAACCAGGTTGCTGGACACGTTCTATCAGATTCGCGCAGGAAAGGTCTGCCCTTGTGCACTGTGGATCATTGGGGAGTATTGCCTTTCACTTTCGGAAGTTGAGAGTGGCATTTCAACCATTAAGCAATGCCTTGGTGAGTTACCATTCTACTCTGTTTCTGAGGAATCTGAGCAAACTGAGGCATCAAAGAAGATTCAGCCAACCTCTTCTGCCATGGTGTCCTCGAGAAAGCCCGTGATTCTTGCTGATGGTACTTATGCTACCCAAAGCGCGGCCTCTGAAACCACATTCTCAACACCAACAGTTGTTCAAGGAGCACTGACTTCTGGAAATTTGAGAGCACTGCTTCTAACTGGTGATTTTTTCCTAGGAGCAGTGGTTGCGTGCACATTGACCAAACTTGTTCTTAGGTTGGAGGAGGTTCAGCCATCTAAAACTGAAGTGAACAAGACAGTCACACAGGCGTTGCTGATCATGGTTTCCATGTTGCAACTTGGGCAGTCTCCTGCTTCCCCACACCCTATTGATAATGATTCATATGAGAGGATTGTGTTGTGCATAAAACTGCTTTGCCATAGGAATGATGAGATGAAAAAGATATGGTTGGAATCCTGCCGCCAGAGTTTTGTCAAGATGATATCTGAAAAACAACTTAGAGAGATGGAGGAACTTAAGGCAAAGACCCAGACAACTCATGCGCAACCTGATGATCTAATTGACTTCTTCCATCTAAAGAGCCGGAAG GGAATGAGTCAACTTGAGTTGGAAGACCAGGTACAAGATGACCTAAAGCGTGCTACCGGAGAGTTCACCAAGGACGAGAACGATGCGAACAAACTCAACCGCATTCTTCAACTCACAGGATTCAGTGATCCAGTCTATGCTGAAGCATATGTGACAGTCCATCACTACGACATCGCACTCGAGGTTACTGTTATCAACCGTACAAAGGAAACTCTTCAGAATCTGTGCTTGGAGTTAGCAACCATGGGTGATCTCAAGCTTGTTGAGCGTCCTCAAAACTATAGTCTTGCACCTGCAACGAGCATGCAGATAAAGGCAAACATCAAGGTGTCGTCCACGGAGACCGGAGTCATATTCGGGAACATCGTCTATGAGACATCAAATGTGATGGAGCGAAACGTCGTGGTTCTTAACGACATTCACATTGATATCATGGACTATATCTCCCCTGCTGTTTGCTCAGATGTTGCCTTCAGAACCATGTGGGCAGAGTTTGAATGGGAAAACAAG GTTGCTGTGAACACCAAGATTGAGAACGAAAGAGAGTTCCTCGACCACATAATCAAATCTACAAACATGAAGTGTCTCACTGGCCC ATCTGAACTAGAAGGAGAATGTGGGTTCCTTGCAGCAAACTTATACGCAAAAAGTGTGTTTGGTGAGGATGCTCTTGTGAACGTGAGTATCGAGAAGCAAACAGACGGAGCATTGAGTGGCTACATAAGGATAAGGAGCAAGACGCAAGGGATTGCTCTAAGTCTTGGAGACAAAATCACCCTCAAACAAAAGGGTAGTAGCTAA
- the LOC103834609 gene encoding uncharacterized protein LOC103834609, protein MAFRGKEMMKKLVKKVGAETLTPELKEKLKACVPDSKVVMGRAKRGLYAGRHIQYGNRVSEDGGNKSRRCWKPNVQEKRLFSYIFDRHIKVKVTTHALRCIDKAGGIDEYLLKTPYQKMDTEMGLFWKTKVEQRYAELGQMEVAFFNPEDEAKFEQGFKDLNIAKKEARREARKEARRKMYGDKGGEEKGEEEASLEAGGSESHQDDHGWLEANA, encoded by the exons ATGGCGTTCAGAGGGaaggagatgatgaagaagctgGTGAAGAAGGTCGGAGCGGAGACTCTAACGCCGGAGCTGAAAGAGAAGCTCAAGGCTTGTGTTCCGGATTCCAAAGTCGTGATGGGCAGAGCCAAGCGCGGTCTCTACGCCGGCCGCCATATCCAGTACGGCAACCGCGTTAGTGAAGACGGTGGCAACAA GTCAAGAAGATGTTGGAAACCGAACGTCCAAGAGAAGAGATTGTTCAGCTACATATTCGACCGCCACATTAAAGTCAAAGTCACAACGCACGCTCTCCGCTGCATCGACAAGGCAGGAGGGATAGACGAGTACCTGCTTAAAACACCATACCAGAAGATGGACACAGAGATGGGTCTTTTCTGGAAAACCAAAGTGGAGCAAAGATACGCAGAGCTAGGTCAAATGGAAGTAGCCTTCTTCAATCCAGAGGACGAAGCCAAGTTCGAACAAGGGTTCAAAGACTTGAATATAGCTAAGAAAGAGGCTCGTAGGGAAGCTCGTAAGGAAGCAAGAAGAAAGATGTATGGAGATAAAGGCGGAGAAGAGAAGGGTGAGGAAGAAGCTTCTCTCGAAGCTGGAGGGTCAGAATCACACCAAGATGATCATGGGTGGTTAGAAGCTAATGCTTAG
- the LOC103834610 gene encoding uncharacterized protein LOC103834610, translating to MQRPEDHPRIDLAELKAHIVKKIGVERSRRYFYYLGRFLSQKLTKSEFDKSCHRLLGRENLPLHNKLVHSILRNASLAKSPPPGHKSLVLGKEDGPDRNDHVRSNGVLHKVRSGTCVGTVRDRPSPLGPNHQPLCSREDKSGNRNTENEDFGPSAYHKSSLYSDERGLKIPDKGQAVDDEAQGERGRLVVSKGPVTAPLGIPFCAASVGGTRRTVPVSTRADVTSCYESGGLSDAEMMRKRMESIAAAHGLGGVSAECSSMLSNVLDVYLKKLIKSCVDLSGARSRWSREEIVNGVWPSNSLQIQTGNQLSGITQEQDSVSLLDFRVAMELNPTQLGEDWPLLRERMLLRSFEEREGV from the coding sequence aTGCAACGTCCTGAAGATCATCCCAGGATTGATCTGGCCGAGCTGAAAGCGCATATTGTGAAGAAGATTGGGGTTGAGAGATCTAGAAGGTATTTTTACTACTTGGGGAGGTTTCTGAGTCAGAAGCTTACTAAGAGTGAGTTTGATAAGTCGTGTCACCGTCTTTTGGGGAGGGAGAATCTTCCTCTACACAACAAGTTGGTTCACTCCATCTTGAGAAACGCATCTCTTGCTAAATCCCCACCTCCTGGTCACAAATCTTTGGTGCTTGGGAAAGAAGATGGACCTGATAGGAATGATCATGTTCGGTCAAATGGGGTGTTACATAAGGTTCGGTCTGGAACGTGTGTGGGGACAGTCAGAGATAGGCCTAGTCCACTTGGTCCAAACCATCAGCCACTTTGTAGTAGAGAAGACAAAAGTGGTAATAGAAACACTGAGAACGAGGACTTTGGTCCGTCTGCTTATCATAAATCAAGTCTATATTCTGATGAAAGAGGTCTGAAGATACCGGATAAAGGTCAGGCCGTAGATGATGAAGCTCAAGGTGAGCGAGGCAGATTGGTTGTTTCCAAGGGTCCTGTAACGGCACCTCTAGGGATACCATTTTGCGCAGCTAGTGTCGGTGGGACCCGCAGAACAGTTCCAGTTTCGACCAGGGCTGACGTCACTAGTTGCTATGAGAGTGGTGGATTATCAGACGCAGAGATGATGAGAAAGCGGATGGAGAGTATTGCAGCAGCACATGGTCTTGGAGGAGTTTCAGCGGAGTGTTCTAGTATGTTGAGCAACGTGTTGGACGTGTACCTGAAGAAACTGATCAAATCATGCGTTGATTTGTCTGGAGCTCGGTCACGATGGAGCAGAGAGGAGATTGTAAATGGAGTGTGGCCGAGTAATAGCTTGCAGATACAAACTGGCAACCAATTGTCTGGCATAACGCAAGAACAGGATTCGGTGTCTTTGCTTGATTTTAGAGTTGCAATGGAGCTAAATCCAACTCAACTTGGCGAAGACTGGCCGTTGCTTCGGGAGAGAATGTTATTGCGTTCGTTTGAGGAACGAGAAGGGGTGTGA